Proteins from a single region of Halorubrum sp. 2020YC2:
- the dcd gene encoding dCTP deaminase — MILSDADILDRLAEGDLAIEPLDDVDQQVQPASVDLRLGERFLEFQRTNIPCIHPTDAGEVSEYVTETTVDEGDEFILHPGDFVLGTTVERVAIPDDLVAHVEGRSSLGRLAIVVHATAGLCDPGYEGQITLELSNLGTAPVALSPGMRVSQLTFTELKRPADRPYGAERGSKYQGQDGPQASRIGNDPEFGGEGGEAAKAAEGDRE; from the coding sequence ATGATCCTGTCGGACGCCGACATCCTCGACCGGCTCGCGGAGGGCGACCTCGCGATCGAGCCGCTCGACGACGTCGACCAGCAGGTCCAGCCCGCGAGCGTGGACCTGCGCCTCGGCGAGCGGTTCTTAGAGTTCCAGCGCACCAACATCCCCTGTATTCACCCGACCGACGCGGGCGAGGTGAGCGAGTACGTCACCGAGACGACCGTCGACGAGGGCGACGAGTTCATCCTCCACCCCGGCGACTTCGTCCTCGGGACGACCGTCGAGCGCGTTGCGATCCCGGACGACCTCGTCGCGCACGTCGAGGGGCGCTCCTCGCTCGGCCGGCTCGCGATCGTCGTCCACGCGACCGCGGGCCTGTGTGACCCCGGCTACGAGGGGCAGATCACCCTCGAACTCTCGAACCTCGGGACCGCCCCGGTCGCGCTCTCGCCGGGCATGCGCGTCTCGCAGCTCACCTTCACGGAGCTGAAGCGGCCCGCCGACCGCCCGTACGGCGCCGAGCGGGGCTCGAAGTACCAGGGACAGGACGGCCCGCAGGCGTCGCGGATCGGCAACGATCCCGAGTTCGGGGGCGAGGGCGGCGAGGCGGCGAAAGCGGCGGAGGGTGATCGCGAATGA
- a CDS encoding thiamine-phosphate synthase family protein produces the protein MRFIEEVVVDEFLPTVRSMLAEDLRDRGFTQSEVAEALGISQSAVSKYAAGDVARREAIVADERVRDLVERVGEGLASGDLTPVAALIEIEVLIRQLEEGDLLADLHEEAMPALADADVEFSVHDPDSGLRERERVLTSVRRGLRTLTNASGFAGLIPNVGANVAECTADAATVDDVAAVPGRLVDVKGRAMVPGEPEFGVSEHVATVLLAAREAGADVRGAVNLRYDPGTVEALNESHPTVEFDAERPTREAVADAVAAADLPAGEETLVLYQTGAVGVEPIVYVLAPTAAEAARIVRELL, from the coding sequence ATGAGGTTCATCGAGGAGGTCGTCGTCGACGAGTTCCTGCCGACCGTCCGCTCGATGCTCGCGGAGGACCTCCGCGACCGCGGGTTCACCCAGAGCGAGGTGGCCGAGGCGCTCGGCATCTCGCAGTCGGCGGTCTCGAAGTACGCCGCCGGCGACGTGGCCAGACGCGAGGCGATCGTCGCGGACGAGCGCGTGCGCGACCTCGTCGAGCGCGTGGGCGAGGGGCTCGCGAGCGGCGACCTCACGCCGGTGGCCGCGCTCATCGAGATAGAGGTGCTGATCCGCCAGCTGGAGGAGGGAGACCTCCTCGCGGACCTCCACGAGGAGGCGATGCCGGCGCTCGCGGACGCCGACGTGGAGTTCTCGGTCCACGACCCGGACAGCGGCCTCCGCGAGCGCGAGCGCGTCCTCACCTCGGTCCGGCGGGGGCTCCGGACCCTGACGAACGCCTCTGGGTTCGCCGGGCTCATCCCGAACGTCGGCGCGAACGTCGCGGAGTGTACCGCCGACGCCGCCACCGTCGACGACGTCGCCGCAGTCCCGGGTCGGCTCGTCGACGTGAAGGGGCGGGCGATGGTGCCCGGCGAGCCGGAGTTCGGCGTGAGCGAACACGTCGCGACGGTGCTGCTCGCGGCGCGCGAGGCGGGCGCGGACGTTCGGGGCGCGGTGAACCTCCGGTACGACCCAGGGACGGTCGAGGCGCTCAACGAGTCCCACCCGACCGTCGAGTTCGACGCCGAGCGCCCGACGCGCGAGGCCGTCGCTGACGCGGTCGCGGCCGCCGACCTCCCCGCCGGCGAGGAGACGCTCGTGCTGTACCAGACCGGCGCGGTCGGCGTCGAGCCGATCGTCTACGTCCTCGCGCCCACCGCGGCCGAGGCGGCGCGGATCGTCCGCGAGCTGCTGTGA
- the metG gene encoding methionine--tRNA ligase, with protein MSHDDFPTDRPAVVTCGLPYANGDLHIGHLRTYVGGDVYSRALERLGQETAFVSGSDMHGTPVAVNAEQEGVSPEKFALDWHEQYAETFPKFNVEFDNYGHTHDETNTEITQRLVRDLDEAGHLYEKEIMVAYDPVDDQYLPDRYVEGTCPYCGAHARGDECDEGCQRHLEPGEVEDPESTITGNPAEYHERTHKFFAVSEFSEYLSEFLDRLEGTSNARNQPREWIEQGLQDWCITRDMDWGIDYPGDDGEQDLVLYVWVDAPIEYISSTKQYSERVGADAFDWETAWKEGASDEYPEGGEIVHVIGRDIIQHHTIFWPAMLEATDHAEPRAVLASGFVTLDGKGFSTSRDRAVWADEYLDEGFHPDPLRYYLATNGGFQQDVDFSWEKFAERVNTELVGTVGNFLYRSLLFAHRNYEDGPDADAPSDDVAARIDEAVDDVAAAVNDYSVRALGDAVTDLARFGNEYIQRNEPWKLVDEEPEAAGQVIYDCVALAKAIAVLFEPLAPEKSERLWDQLGEPGSVHDATVEAAREGPAGDLSEPTELFEQIEDERVEALNEKLEARVAESERDDEDDEEGETDAGEADDTDMTDIEPLSDDRISFDEFQELDIRVGRIDEAEGIEGADDLVRLTVGLGAETRTIVAGLKQLHDVDDLPDTKVIVLANMEKAELFGVESNGMVLAAGEEADLLTTYEDAGPGTKVK; from the coding sequence ATGAGCCACGACGACTTCCCCACCGACCGCCCGGCGGTGGTGACCTGTGGACTGCCGTACGCCAACGGCGACCTCCACATCGGTCACCTCCGCACCTACGTCGGCGGCGACGTGTACAGCCGCGCGCTCGAACGACTCGGCCAGGAGACCGCCTTCGTCTCCGGCTCCGACATGCACGGCACCCCCGTCGCGGTCAACGCCGAGCAGGAAGGGGTCTCGCCAGAGAAGTTCGCGCTCGACTGGCACGAGCAGTACGCCGAGACGTTCCCGAAGTTCAACGTCGAGTTCGACAACTACGGCCACACCCATGACGAGACGAACACCGAGATAACCCAGCGGCTCGTCCGCGACCTCGACGAGGCCGGCCACCTCTACGAGAAGGAGATTATGGTCGCGTACGACCCCGTCGACGACCAGTACCTCCCCGACCGCTACGTCGAGGGGACCTGCCCGTACTGCGGCGCCCACGCCCGCGGCGACGAGTGCGACGAGGGGTGCCAGCGCCACCTCGAACCCGGCGAGGTGGAGGACCCCGAGTCGACGATCACCGGCAACCCCGCGGAGTACCACGAGCGCACCCACAAGTTCTTCGCGGTCTCGGAGTTCTCGGAGTACCTCTCCGAGTTCCTCGACCGGCTGGAGGGGACCTCGAACGCCCGGAACCAGCCCCGCGAGTGGATCGAGCAGGGGCTTCAGGACTGGTGTATCACCCGCGACATGGACTGGGGGATCGACTACCCCGGCGACGACGGCGAGCAGGACTTGGTCCTCTACGTCTGGGTCGACGCCCCGATCGAGTACATCTCGTCGACGAAGCAGTACTCCGAGCGCGTCGGCGCCGACGCGTTCGACTGGGAGACCGCGTGGAAGGAGGGCGCGAGCGACGAGTACCCCGAGGGCGGCGAGATCGTCCACGTGATCGGCCGCGACATCATCCAGCACCACACCATCTTCTGGCCCGCAATGTTAGAGGCGACCGACCACGCGGAGCCGCGCGCCGTGTTGGCGTCCGGCTTCGTCACCCTCGACGGCAAGGGCTTTTCCACGAGCCGCGACCGCGCGGTCTGGGCCGACGAGTACCTCGACGAGGGGTTCCACCCCGACCCGCTGCGCTACTACCTCGCGACCAACGGCGGGTTCCAGCAGGACGTGGACTTCTCGTGGGAGAAGTTTGCGGAGCGGGTCAACACCGAACTGGTTGGCACCGTCGGCAACTTCCTCTACCGCTCCCTCCTCTTTGCCCACCGCAACTACGAGGACGGTCCCGACGCCGACGCCCCGAGCGACGACGTGGCGGCGCGGATCGACGAGGCGGTCGACGACGTCGCGGCCGCGGTCAACGACTACTCCGTCCGCGCGCTCGGCGACGCCGTCACCGACCTCGCGCGGTTCGGCAACGAGTACATCCAGCGCAACGAGCCGTGGAAGCTCGTCGACGAGGAGCCTGAAGCGGCCGGACAGGTGATCTACGACTGCGTCGCGCTCGCGAAGGCGATCGCCGTCCTCTTCGAGCCGCTGGCGCCCGAGAAGAGCGAGCGGCTCTGGGACCAGTTGGGCGAGCCCGGCTCCGTTCACGACGCCACCGTCGAGGCCGCCCGCGAGGGGCCCGCCGGCGACCTGAGCGAGCCGACCGAGCTGTTCGAACAGATCGAAGACGAGCGCGTCGAGGCGCTGAACGAGAAGCTCGAAGCGCGCGTCGCCGAGTCGGAGCGCGACGACGAGGACGACGAGGAAGGCGAAACGGACGCCGGCGAAGCCGACGACACCGACATGACCGACATCGAACCCCTCAGCGACGACCGCATCAGCTTCGACGAGTTCCAGGAACTGGACATCCGCGTCGGCCGGATCGACGAGGCGGAAGGGATAGAGGGCGCCGACGACCTCGTGCGGCTCACCGTCGGCCTCGGCGCCGAGACCCGGACGATCGTGGCGGGGCTCAAGCAGCTCCACGACGTCGACGACCTCCCCGACACGAAGGTGATCGTCCTCGCGAACATGGAGAAGGCGGAGCTGTTCGGCGTCGAGTCGAACGGCATGGTGCTCGCGGCCGGCGAGGAGGCCGACCTCCTCACCACCTACGAGGACGCCGGGCCGGGCACGAAGGTGAAGTGA
- a CDS encoding YIP1 family protein, protein MPSPLAALASLPGGLVDRVRDAFGSPRAESVAVAMLVVVTVGTALGIVALGAVFDATVDQQITVDNPDRPPESTCETFGDDSDSVLADQCDEPKRIEVDAGEELRDAATGYIHYGLLGVPLWWIMFALALHVGARVAGGSGSVGDSFVIAGWALGAELLRLGAGIAAIWYALSNAAPAGSSFEALATDLVAAITGATGPLLVASAIAIAIQWVVVVAGLEAEHDLGRGAAAGVATFFAAIALLLAAV, encoded by the coding sequence ATGCCCTCCCCGCTCGCCGCGCTCGCGAGCCTGCCCGGTGGCCTCGTCGACCGCGTCCGCGACGCCTTCGGCTCCCCCCGAGCCGAGAGCGTCGCGGTCGCGATGCTCGTCGTCGTCACGGTCGGCACCGCCCTCGGGATCGTCGCGCTCGGGGCCGTCTTCGACGCGACGGTCGACCAGCAGATCACCGTCGACAACCCCGATCGCCCGCCGGAGTCGACCTGCGAGACGTTCGGTGACGACTCCGACTCCGTGCTTGCCGACCAATGCGACGAGCCGAAACGGATCGAGGTCGACGCCGGGGAGGAACTCCGCGACGCCGCGACCGGTTACATACACTACGGCCTGCTGGGCGTCCCCCTCTGGTGGATCATGTTCGCGCTCGCGCTCCACGTCGGGGCGCGCGTCGCGGGCGGTTCCGGCTCCGTGGGTGACTCCTTCGTGATCGCCGGGTGGGCGCTCGGCGCGGAACTGCTCCGACTCGGGGCCGGGATCGCCGCGATCTGGTACGCGCTCTCGAACGCGGCGCCGGCGGGGTCGTCGTTCGAGGCGCTCGCGACGGACCTCGTCGCCGCGATCACGGGCGCGACGGGACCGCTGCTGGTCGCGTCCGCGATAGCGATAGCGATCCAGTGGGTCGTCGTCGTCGCCGGGTTAGAGGCCGAACACGACCTCGGTCGCGGGGCCGCGGCCGGCGTGGCGACGTTCTTCGCCGCCATCGCGCTGTTGCTGGCGGCGGTCTGA
- a CDS encoding 2,5-diamino-6-(ribosylamino)-4(3H)-pyrimidinone 5'-phosphate reductase, which produces MHVVVNAAQSVDGKLATRRREQLRISGPEDFDRVDRVRAAADAVLVGVGTVLADDPHLTLDEEDRRVERLRNGRPGDPARVVVDSTGRTPTDARILDDAATTYLLVSAATERDRRESLADAGAEVIVAGEERVDVAAGFGKLADRGVDRLMVEGGGEVIFSCFEAGVVDELHVYVGSLVIGGRDAPTLADGAGFTEGFPDLTLTETERFDDGVVLSYAVESGDAS; this is translated from the coding sequence ATGCACGTGGTCGTCAACGCGGCCCAGAGCGTCGACGGGAAGCTCGCCACCCGCCGCCGGGAGCAGCTCCGCATCTCCGGCCCGGAGGACTTCGACCGGGTCGACCGCGTCAGGGCGGCCGCGGACGCGGTGCTCGTCGGGGTCGGGACCGTCCTCGCGGACGACCCGCACCTCACGCTCGACGAGGAGGACCGCCGGGTCGAGCGCCTGCGGAACGGGCGCCCCGGTGACCCCGCTCGCGTCGTGGTCGACTCAACGGGTCGGACGCCGACCGACGCCCGGATCCTCGACGACGCCGCGACGACGTACCTCCTCGTCTCGGCCGCGACCGAGCGGGACCGGCGGGAGTCGCTGGCCGACGCGGGCGCGGAGGTGATCGTGGCCGGCGAGGAGCGCGTCGACGTCGCCGCGGGGTTCGGGAAGCTCGCCGACCGCGGCGTCGACCGCCTGATGGTCGAGGGGGGCGGCGAGGTGATCTTCTCGTGTTTCGAGGCCGGCGTCGTCGACGAGCTTCACGTCTATGTCGGCTCGCTCGTGATCGGCGGCCGCGACGCGCCCACGCTGGCGGACGGCGCCGGCTTCACCGAGGGGTTCCCCGACCTGACGCTCACCGAGACGGAGCGGTTCGACGACGGGGTCGTCCTCTCGTACGCGGTCGAGAGCGGCGACGCGTCGTAG